The following is a genomic window from Procambarus clarkii isolate CNS0578487 chromosome 75, FALCON_Pclarkii_2.0, whole genome shotgun sequence.
GAAGTTTGTGTCATGGTGTGGATTATGGTCGGGTCTCTTTGTTCCAGGTCTGTCATGGTGTGGATTATGGTCGGGTCTCTTTGTTCCAGGTCTGTCATGGTGTGGATTATGGACGGGTCTCTTTGTTCCAGGTCTGTCATGGTGTGGATTATGGTCGGGTCTCTTTGTTCCAGGTCTGTCATGGTGTGGATTATGGTCGGGTCTCTTTGGTCCAGGTCTGTTATGGTGTGGATTATGGTCGGGTCTCTTTGTTCAAGGTCTGTCATGGTGTGGATTATGGACGGGTCTCTTTGTTCCAGGTCTGTCATGGTGTGGATTATGGACGGGTCTCTTTGTTCCAGGTCTGTTATGGTGTGGATTATGGACGGGTCTCTTTGTTCCAGGTCTGTCATGGTGTGGATTATGGACGGGTCTCTTTGTTCTAGGTCTGTCATGGTGTGGATTATGGACGGGTCTCTTTGTTCCAGGTCTGTCATGGTGTGGATTATGGACGGGTCTCTTTGTTCTAGGTCTGTCATGGTGTGGATTATGGACGGGTCTCTTTGTTCCAGGTCTGTTATGGTGTGGATTATGGACGGGTCTCTTTGTTCTAGGTCTGTCATGGTGTGGATTATGGACGGGTCTTTTTGTTCCAGGTCTGTTATGGTGTGGATTATGGACGGGTCTCTTTGTTCTAGGTCTGTCATGGTGTGGATTATGGACGGGTCTCTTTGTTCTAGGTCTGTCATGGTGTGGATTATGGACGGGTCTCTTTGTTCCAGGTCTGTCATGGTGTGGATTATGGACGGGTCTCTTTGTTCCAGGTCTGTCATGGTGTGGATTATGGACGGGTCTCTTTGTTCCAGGTCTGTTATGGTGTGGATTATGGACGGGTCTCTTTGTTCCAGGTCTGTCATGGTGTGGATTATGGACGGGTCTCTTTGTTCCAGGTCTGTCATGGTGTGGATTATGGACGGGTCTCTTTGTTCCAGGTCTGTTATGGTGTAGATTACAGATCATGATAGTCCCTGCCCCTACCTCCTCTACCCCTGCCCCCACCATCTCTAGCCCCACCTCCGCTACCTCTGGCCCCGCCCCGCTACCTCTGGCCCCGCCTCCGCTACCTCTGGCCCCGCCCCCGCCACCTCTGGCCCCGCCCCGCTACCTCTGGCTCCGCCTCCGCTACCTCTGGCCCCGCCCCCGCCCCACCACCTCTAGCCCCGCCTCCGCTACCTCTGGCCCCGCCCCCGCCCCACCACCTCTAGCCCCGCCTCCGCTACGTCtgaccccacccccaccacctctggcCCCGCCCCACTCCTCTGGTCCCACCATCTCTCAGCTGCCACAGACACTCATCATAAATCTCCTTGATGAGTCCAGCGTCTCGTATATATCATAGAGTTTTCTTTTCCTTCGTTCGTATTGACTTCTGCACCAGGACCCAACCCTCCTCCCGCCTGCCTCCACACGTGCCTGGGAGTTGTGCTAGTGTTTCTTGCCAGGTCTCTGTACTCGCCTAAATGTGCTTACATGGCCGGGCATCAGCTCCTAGTCCCGCCTTCTTATCAGTTTGTAGGTAAATGTAATTTGCTCGTCTAACTCATTCCTCTTACAACTCTTACACTCATATCAGCAAgaacattttgtgtgtgtgtgtgtgtgtgtgtgtgtgtgtgtgtgtgtgtgtgtgtgtgtgtgtgtgtgtgtgtgtgtgtgtgtgtgtttgctttgtCCCTCCCTATATATTTCTATCATATTtacttttgaaattatgaatgcAGTTTCTACCATCTCCTACTATTTTTACGCTAAAAAAAACTTTCAGACATCACTGTAGCTCATGTTTCTCGAGCTTCCATCTATGTCCTCTTGTTCAAAATGAATACCAGTAGAACCTCTCTTCTTGTTTTCCCCACTCTTTTAATCCCGTAAAGTattttatgtgtgtgtattatgtcGCTTCTTTTTTTAGCGATGTTTGGTCCAGCTCTTTCAGTCTCCCTTCATAACCCGTCTCTCATAATTCTGATACGAGCTTCATGTAAACCTCTGTACCTTTTCATGTTTCGTATGTGTTTTTGAGGTTTCAGGTTTTGTGTAGCATTTggtagatcattgatgtatatgaaaaAGAGGACCAAGTATACTACCTTGTGAAATGCCAATGTTAATTGACAGATAGGAAAAAGTAGTAACATTCACAGAAGCATACTGGTGCTCATCTCCGAGGTAAGATCGAAAGTACTGAAGGGAATGACTTCATTCCATAGTGATGCAGTTTAAGAAGGTTATTGTGGTTAACGGTCTCAAAAAACCTTATGCAGGTCAACAAATAAACTTATGGTGTCCCCAGTTTTGTCAAGAGCTACGTGTATCAAGTCAAGCATATTAAAGTATCGTTGGTGCTTGTATGGGAAGAAACAAGGCCATAATGGGAAGAACCAAGTATATTATGTTTAGCTAGGTAGGAGTAAAGCTGCGTGTACATTAGCTTTTCAAGTATTTTGGACAAGGAGGGGCAAGATTAATATTGGTCTAAAGTGGTTGATTTTGGAGTTTAAGAAGAGGATAATCagttaaaatgttgtaatttggcATGAATGAAAATGGCTTTATTTTTTATAGTTGTTTATTTAATTATACATACGATATATTAGTTGAAATCTAGTTAATAAGCATGTTAAGAGTATAAATATTCTTAAAACTTTACATGTTCTTTAGTTTAATCATAGTTTTGTATGTTGAATAAAGATTAGCAGTCACAAAGTTGAAATTTGGATAATTTGGTGATTTTTTGTGCCTGCCGGGTCTTCAGAGAGGTTGCCTATACTTGATGGGTCACCATGGGTCTGGGAAGGTTACATATGTCTGGTAGGTCATGGGTCTGGGAAGGTTACATATGTCTGGTAGGTCATGGGTCTGGGGAGGTTATCTATGTCTGGTAGGTCATGGGTCTGGGGAGGTTATCTATGTCTGGTAGGTCATGGGTCTGGGGAGGTTATCTATGTCTGGTAGGTCATGGGTCTGGGGAGGTTATCTGTCTGGTAGGTCATGGGTCTGGGGAGGTTATCTATGTCTGGTAGGTCATGGGTCTGGGGAGGTTATCTATGTCTGGTAGGTCATGGGTCTGGGGAGGTTATCTATGTCTGGTAGGTCATGGGTCTGGGGAGGTTACCTATGTCTGGTAGGTCACCATGGGTCTGGGGAGGTTACCTATGTCTGGTGGGTCTGGGGAGGTTACCTATGTCTGGTGGGTCTGGGGAGGTTACCTATGTCTGGTGGGTCTGGGGAGGTTACCTATGTCTGGTGGGTCTGGGGAGGTTACCTATGTCTGGTGGGTCTGGGGAGGTTACCTATGTCTGGTGGGTCTGGGGAGGTTACCTATGTCTGGTGGGTCTGGGGAGGTTACCTACGTCTGGTGGGTCTGGGGAGGTTACCTATGTCTGGTGGGTCTGGGGAGGTTACCTATGTCTGGTGGGTCTGGGGAGGTTACCTATGTCTGGTGGGTCTGGGGAGGTTACCTATGTCTGGTGGGTCTGGGGAGGTTACCTACGTCTGGTGGGTCTGGGGAGGTTACCTACGTCTGGTGGGTCTGGGGAGGTTACCTATGTCTGGTGGGTCTGGGGAGGTTACCTATGTCTGGTGGGTCTGGGGAGGTTACCTATGTCTGGTGGGTCTGGGGAGGTTACCTATGTCTGGTGGGTCTGGGGAGGTTACCTATGTCTGGTGGGTCTGGGGAGGTTACCTATGTCTGGTGGGTCTGGGGAGGTTACCTATGTCTGGTGGGTCTGGGGAGGTTACCTACGTCTGGTGGGTCTGGGGAGGTTACCTACGTCTGGTAGGTCATCATGGATCACTCGATGGCTCGTGAAAAGCAAAGTGGCTTTTCCCACCTCTTGTCTCCCTTCGTAAAACCTCTTGGATTTAATCAAAGCTTCATggcctactgcccacaagattggtatggggttcataataaatgaactaaactaaatggcTGCTCAAAGTACATTTTCCTGCCATACTTATATTTCAATCTGATTTTCTTTAAATATTTACAAACACCTAAAAAATAAGTTACATTTCCTTAAAATCCAACAATAGCCTCTTTAAATACAGTAATAATATTGATATTAGCTTACGTTATTATAAACAATCACAAACTTTTCAATCAGCAATTGCATTTCAATCTGATTTAGTTAAAATTTTCAAAATTTGATATTTCAATCTCATTTTTataaaaaataatagtaaatctcTTTAGTATTCCTTTTCATCAGTATAGAGCTATTATCAATGCCTATTATTGTTACAAATCTCTGGATACATCTCATGGTGACTTGTCTAAGGATATCTTCATATACAACCCAAGTCGCTATCAGGCGGGAAAAGCCATTAGCATAATATTTCAAAATAATTGTCAAttatataacctcaagatgagaGATATACAATATTTGAAACAACACAGAGATGGTATACTTCAGATATCATTCAAAAAATGAATTGTGAAACCTTAAAGTATTACAATTTCAAACAGATCATTTTAGAGACTTAGAAATtcaatttagattatacagtattTTGCAAGGGTGAATGAGCAGAATATTAATCAATTTCTTGTTGTCAATATCTAGAAATGGAGACCACTTTGTTTACAAAATTAGTTCCTAAAACACTCGCCAGGAAACTCCACACCCAAAAATGAATAGAAACAGGAAATTATACTGTACCAATATCTTGTTAGTGTTTCAAAtatgaaattaaattattaaatcatTCTTAAGCTATGAGGCAAGAGCTAACAgtagtaaaaataaataaataaataaatataggtAACCAGGCTATTATCATAAAGAACATTTGCCAAACCCCAGGGAGATGCATAACTAAACTGTTAAGTAGTGAAGCATAAACATAGGaactattttaaaataatataaaatctcACTTGTGACTTAAACCTTCCAGAGGCAGCATCGTAACCAAACTCGTAAAAAATAAATGTATACTATAGCCCAAAACCTGCACATGAAATTAAAGCTAAGGGTCCAGGGTGGACCAAAAGATCAAGTTATAAATGAGCATAAGTGGAAGAGGTAGTCAATATAAGACAAGGGAGGGAAGATGAGGTTACAGATGTTGATGTGTATATGTAGGAGTAAAGTATGGAAACtgagccaataggcctactgcagtATCTTAGTCTCATGTTCTAATGTTAGTCTAGTTTGTGTGCTTTACTTCTCCACTTACTCCTCACCTTCCCTcttaccttttattgactgcctcTCCCGCTCTTGCTCAGTTACAACTTGTTAAGGGTCCAGAATGGATCGAAATGTCATCACTTTCATTTCGTGTGTGGAATGGGTTATTGTTTCAGCCATGTTACTGTGCCATTctctgtatactgtactgtatttacatACATATTGAATTGTTACAtaaatattttatactgtattggATAATGTGATATTCTTTAATATGTTGATAACCTACTGTAGTTAGGATACAATACACTAATATATCTTAAAGTTGTTGCATTATCTTGACTGTTCTTCTGGCACTGAGTTAAGATCAGTGACTGAGTTGTAGTGCTCTCCAAGACCATAAGAGTGACGATAATATGCCAGCAGGATGGTCTTTTTGTCAGTGCACTCTTCACCAAATATAACTGGCGTACCTTCTGCCTGAAAGAGAAAATACTCAAGAAAGTTAAGAGTAATTCTTAATGCTCAAAGACGATAAATGAAAACAATTGCTGTAAGGATTAATTCATGTACATACAGTAGTGCCAATGTAGACATTCTTCAAGTACAGTACTGAAAATAGTTCCCAGGTTTACAGTTTAAGTTTTCCTCGACACAAAGGGTATAAACAAACATAACTACATTCGCCTTCCTCAACACTAACCTGCAATACTTCAATCTTTCTCTGCATCACTTGAGACAGGGCACGAAGCTGAAAAAAAAACACTTATACAGTTCACATAGGTGTAGGTATTTAAAGTTAAAACAGTGGTAATTTCATGGAAGGACTGAAGATAGCAGCTACCTCCAGTTAACATTTTAGACCTCTAGATTATGCTAGCAATGTGATATATTAGGAGAGCCCAGTGCACAGAATTTTGTATTCAAAATGCATTTATGCAAAACTTTTTAGTGAGCTCACATCTAATCCCTATGAACATTTTATAGCAAGAAATGCTATTAAGTAACAGTGGATACTGGACTATGTCTTGGCAGTCAGCCTCATTAGAGGGCAGTCGTTATGCATCCTGAGAGGATGACCTGGAGCAGTAGGGATGGGAAATAAGGCAATGACACATTTTGAACTTGGTACATTGCAAGTTTTTCTGCCGTCATCAGATCCTTTAAGAGGGTTCCCAACAGTAAGAAAACAGACCAAGATGAGCAGATATTTTACTAATCAGTAGTGATACTGGCACTGATGCTGGCACTGATGATGATGATACTATAATTGCACTTTTGTTGATACTGATGCTACTGATAATGGTGATACTGTTCAAGATGCTGACAATGATCATCAGCTAAGATGCACAAAGATTAGGAAATATACATTTGAGTGGCTACCATATATGGTCATCCAAACATAAAATGCATCTATGACCCATAAATACAAAAGGGGCATGAATATCATCAATACATCACCTACCTGGGTCTCATCAATTGCTTAATGAAATGTATTCTATAATAATAAattctttactttaaattttCATTAAAACATAAAATGCTGTTTGGTATGATTAGGCATCAGAAGAAAGTAATTTATAGGTATTGCCAATTAACACTTCTATCAAAGGTTACTATTAAAGTTATCACTTGCAACAGTTCCATCAAATATCAACACTTAGGTTAATTAAGCTCCAACTACAGCAATGCACTACTATCACCTAAACTTATCACTATACATGTGTGTCAACGCAATGTGAGAATAACAAATTATAGTGTGTAGGTACATCAACACACTTCTAGGACTTATCAAGGAAAACTGAAAATCCTAAACACTAAATCTTTCCTCTATCCAAAATTAACACACGCATACCTCAGGCTGGCCACCCCATGATGGTGTATGTTCAACTTGAGAGCAGTACTCTGCAAACTGTTGAGGCGTCAAGCTTTCTCCAGTCTTAGGGTCAGTTATGAAAGGTGCAAAGGCCTCATAATTTGTACGGATAAAGTGACCAGCTTGTGACCGCAGCCATGGAACTGTTGCGTTGCCTCCCATCTGATGAGCAATAGCAGCGTACATACTGTACAGGAGGAAAACATTCATCAATTTAGCTAAAGAATTCATGTAGGTTAACATTATAACTTTTTTAACAAAGTGAGGGCGAATTTGCTAAAATGAATGCTGGAGGATGGCTTTAtgatggataagaggctatctattcaacaggaagtcatctgtactgttccaagggcataagaGTATAATGAGAGATTATACTCTTTAATTAATGAATTGGTTgcaataatccttgcactcgagcgtgTACATGAATCCAAAGTTAAcatgctaattgtaagtgactccttgtcatccttgactgcactCAGCTCTCCAAGgcttaactgtaacatgcttgtgtctgaagctagacacagttgtaatgaaataatcaataatGGAgtcagtttgtctcctgtggattcctttccaTATTGGTCTCTGAAGCATGacagaactgatgagttagccaaaactTTTGCTTGTAAAGAGGtaattgattaccatcttggactgcctttgagtagcctgagggcagtaatattacaggaacatcaacaaaatcttgtagacttgaggcaaagggAAATTCATACCAGTTACTCCATCatctgtctattatgcaggtagaaCTGcatgtctatgggtcatccaataaggataGCAGACCTTTAGCTGTTACCACTGCTAAACTTAGGCTCAGCTactagtacctctgggagtttgcaacatctgctgatgtagattagactaaatgtaaactctgtcagcagaactattcacatactttgcatcataatggaatgtgaaaaaatcgtgaaattctgagataacaccatcaatgaaatccaagaaatgtgtaagtacttcaatcataatgtactgccaggaatcttagtgaagtatccaaaatttgattactgtaggtgcagcctgactatacatgactataaagctgctgctcagttgtggtgtggagcaagactaataactgtgtgactcaccacagatgtaaagtgccttgtatagtgacagttttaagcctcttgttgaatcatttgtgatataaaaaaaaatgattgatATGTATAAGTTattgtgtacatgtgtatgtaacattaagaatggtgtaactagcttcaaaggattgtcacttgcttagttaaacgaactttgattttattttatttgaatttgatttgatttgaactatggggtttagttcctgaacccattatctgcctctgtaataaaaaaaataataaataaaattaaatgcataataaaaaaaaactgaaattagcaaagaactaaaaaaaaaaatccgatTTATACAACATCTGATAAACTCCTACAAATGTTAAGGTTAGGTAATGGTTTCATACAATATTACAGATATCCAGGAACTAGAGAGGAAACAAAACTAAcagagtcacatacagtacacttgAGAATAGCAAAACTGTATGATTTGTAATGCTTGAAACAGTTTTATTGATATATGATAGTATTTATACTTAACAACACTTGATAATGCTATAAATATGTACTGACATTCAAATTTGGGGGGGCCAAGCTATGGTGCAATAACAACCCTTGACTCTGGTGTAATGTTTAACTCTAAGATCTGTAACtctacacacacagagatcacactaacgtgatgcatcaaatgaacaaatccacagatgtaggttcgaatcctcgtcactgcccttgtggatttgttcatctgtaaCTCTAGGTTCTGTACAGAAAACTTATATTAAGGATAAAAACATGAAACTTATGAAAACAATATCAAGGATAAAATAGAAAGTAAAAGCTAAGAAGTAAAAGCACCATTGAAATTTAGGAGCAGGGTCATCCTTGTAAGTGAACAAGGAGGCAACTGTATCCCACTTCCAGGATGGAATATTTTATATAATCTGCAAACCATTTCTTGACCCTAAATGTTATAGTCTGTAAATACAGGCAATATATAAATTTTCCTCACCAATTGCCATCAGGTTTAATCTCGTGCATTTTCAGTTTCCTCTCACGCAGCAAGTGCTTCAGCTTCTCTGCCTCGATGTTCCGTGCACTGTACTTGTTATTGGCTTCCTCCTCTCGAATCCGTGCCTCTCGCTCCCGGATAGCCTCGGCCTTTTTTTGACGACGCTTCTCTGCCTTGCTTATTCGTTTTCCTGGACAAATCAAAATGTATTTTACATGGTACTACTTCATCGCTATCCCTATGGCCTGGCCTCTGACCATGTCATAAGGAAAGCCATCTTGCACTTTTACTTCAATCTTCCACCATCCTGGAAGTACTTTCCTGAATCAGAATAGATGAATAATTATACTAGTGAATCCACAgctataaaaaataataaaaaataattgttgTATTGGCTAGTTTTAATATAAAATTAAAACGAGCAACATCATGGTCTTCAATTTTAACATAGCCCCACACATAACATAAAACAATAGCCCCACCTTGATCCTGCTCTAGCAGGTTAGGTTCCTCCTCTTCGTTTACAGGCTGCGACTCGCCAGACCCATCATCAGAAAGGTTTAACGAGTCCACACCATTACTCACAGTGTCCACCTGTACACAGAAAAGCTGTAATATATCAACTACAGTATTGACTTAACCAGTCATGCTAAAGTAATAGACCTTCATTATTAGTAGCTCCATTCAttgtttattttcaaattactgtTATGACCTTATGTTTAAATTGATATAATTTGACAAGAAAATGGGATGAATTAAAAAGTACTGTATAAGTACAATTTTAAATAATCAGTGATAATGTCTTCAGGATTGTTTATGGAATGAATAATAATGTATTCATCCACTGTGCCCAAACATGGAATTGTAATGTTATAGAACCCTATATTTAGAATTACAACTCTATAGTTCTTTCTCTGTATGTAATCTCTTTTTATCAAATACTTATTACTAAGAATATACATAATCTGATAAATAGAATGCAAAAGAAAGCACTATAATCTGtccacttttttttatttttcacctCCTGTGGTGGTTTAAACCTGGTTAGTTCCTCTTCATGTCGGTCCTTCAGTTCCTTTTCTAATTTTGCTATATCCTCCAGtgcctctttctttttcttcttatcTTTGTTGGTTGACTTCTTTAGCTGCTGAATTTGTGCTGTAACAgataaaattatgaaaagaaaAAGCATacagtattacacacacacacagccttaaCAAACATGATCAAATATCAAAGTTACTTAAAAAGTAAATAATTAATTATGTTTAGaataaaatcaaaataaaattatAGTGAAGAATATATGATGACTTAAATAACTATATTATATAATGACTTAAATAACTTCTTGGAAGGAAAGTATCAATAAACATGCGAGAATTAGGGAAAACATCTTGGTGTGAAGTGTCTGAGAAAAACTCAACCCATGAACATAAAGCTTCTGAACCTCACCTTGAAGCTCTTTTTTCTCTCTGCGGTGTTTAGAAAGAAGTTCTTCCTCTTGGAACAATAAATCACTTGCATCATCAGTCATCTTAAAGACTTCTGAAATAAAGTTTATACCATACAGTATCCACTCAGTTTAATAACCTATATAGGGCTATACCATACTCCCTAAGTTAGGATGGTTGCTAAATCTGAAGTTGTTAAATGTTGGAAATATCTTGAGTAATTTTTGGGCCCCAAAAATACTTTTAGTGAAAACGATGTAACTAATGAACAGTAGTCTCTCCTTCCCTGCCACCCACTTACACTAAACTCTCCCTGCCACCCACTTACACTCGTCTCTCCCTGCCACCCACTCACACTCGTCTCTCCCTGCCACCCACTCACACTCGTCTCTCCCTGCCACCCATCTGTCTACACTCagacactcctccccccccccaccccaaccacttggactgaccAGTAGAGCTACGTTCTTGCTTCATGCAAGGTGACATTCAATCCCTGACCATCCAAAtggttgtgcaccattccttCCGCCACCCCTTAAATTAGACCAACACAAATGCTGCATGTTGTCCAAGACAGTTCACTTTCCAAAACAGCATTGATAAAACAGCTTTGAAGTTTGACAAGTTCACCTAACACTTTACTAGCTATAAAACTCTAACCTTAGCATAAGTAAACATCATAACTTAATCTAACCCAACTCGTCAAGGAAAGCTTAACTCCCAAAAGAAGCTTTAGTTACCAAGTTGAAACTGTGGAAACATATCCCTAATACTATCtacaatatttttattttatttataaaatatatgtatatggcataatgTTAGAGTTTACATGCATACTGCAGTATTTGCACTACTATTTacaaacacagtacataaacaataCAAACACAGTGTTTTGAGCAAGATGACTAAAGGTAATTAAATTTTACCACCACGATGGGCTAGTTTATTAAACATcatcactcatcctgggagttaTGCTAATGAGTCTATTGACTAGACAAGGCATCAACACTGGTCAAGGACATTTTTAGCTATATTAAAAAACTCATGACACCCAATCCTACAGCCTATAGGGTATATATTCAGGCCAAATTAACTccatataataaaattaaaataatatataaactgtttaattcaggtaaaaatacatacatacaggatgagttacaatgttggatttctagat
Proteins encoded in this region:
- the LOC138357054 gene encoding uncharacterized protein; its protein translation is MTDLEQRDPSIIHTMTDLEQRDPSIIHTITDLEQRDPSIIHTMTDLEQRDPSIIHTMTDLEQRDPSIIHTMTDLEQRDPSIIHTMTDLEQRDPSIIHTITDLEQKDPSIIHTMTDLEQRDPSIIHTITDLEQRDPSIIHTMTDLEQRDPSIIHTMTDLEQRDPSIIHTMTDLEQRDPSIIHTMTDLEQRDPSIIHTITDLEQRDPSIIHTMTDLEQRDPSIIHTMTDLEQRDPTIIHTITDLDQRDPTIIHTMTDLEQRDPTIIHTMTDLEQRDPSIIHTMTDLEQRDPTIIHTMTDLEQRDPTIIHTMTQTSNVCKFHPPTCSCRIHEWFPRGQNLSPEF
- the LOC123771709 gene encoding deubiquitinase OTUD6B, producing the protein MTDDASDLLFQEEELLSKHRREKKELQAQIQQLKKSTNKDKKKKKEALEDIAKLEKELKDRHEEELTRFKPPQEVDTVSNGVDSLNLSDDGSGESQPVNEEEEPNLLEQDQGKRISKAEKRRQKKAEAIREREARIREEEANNKYSARNIEAEKLKHLLRERKLKMHEIKPDGNCMYAAIAHQMGGNATVPWLRSQAGHFIRTNYEAFAPFITDPKTGESLTPQQFAEYCSQVEHTPSWGGQPELRALSQVMQRKIEVLQAEGTPVIFGEECTDKKTILLAYYRHSYGLGEHYNSVTDLNSVPEEQSR